Within the Burkholderiales bacterium genome, the region GCCACCCGGGCCGCCCCCAGCTTCGCGTCGGCCAGGTCCGGCCGCAGGGAAAGGGCGGCCAGGAAAGAGTCCTTGGCCTCCGCGGGACGTCCGCTCATGAGCTGGGCCTGCCCCACCACGGTCCGCAGCAGGGCGTTCGCTTGCGCATCCGCGAGGGTCAGGCCCGAGAGCTGCTCGAGGGCCTTGCCGGCCTTCCCCTGGGCGAGCAAGGCGCGCCCGAGGACGGGATAGACCGCCTCCGGCGCATAGCCCAGGTCGAGGGCCTTGCGCAACTCGATCTCGGCAGCGGCGGCATCGCCGCTCCTGAGCAGGGCAGTCCCCAGGAGGTAGCGGGCCTCCCCGTGGTTCGGCGCCTGCTGCAGGGCATTCTTGAGCTGGATGATGGCGGCCGCGGTGTCCTGCTGCGCCAGATAGGAACGCGCCGATTCGATCAGCTTCTCGGGCGGATCGCCGTTGCAACCCGCAGACAGCAAGACGCAAAGGGTCAGCGCGGCGAAGCGCCCCATTTTAGGGAACCTCCGAATCAGAGTTTCCCTGGCTCCCGTTCGCTGGTTCATGGTCCCGTTCCGAAAAAAATGGTTGAGCACGCTATGACCCCTACCTGAGGCCGAAGCGGTGCATGAGGTCGTACAGGGTCGGGCGGCTCACGCCCAGGAGCTGGGCCGCCTTGCTCAAGTTGCCGTTGACGCGCCCCAGCACCCGGACCACCGCGTCCCGCTCGGCCCGCTCCCGCACCTGTCGCAGGTTGAACATATCCTCGCTTTCCTCCGCGCGAGCGAGCCCGAAGTCCGCCGCCCGCAGGGCGGACGCGTCGGCCATGATCACTGCCCGCTTGACGCAATTCTCCAACTCCCGAACGTTGCCCGGCCAGGAATAGGCCTCGATGGCGTCGATCGCTTCGGGCAGGATGGTGAGGCCGCCGCGCCGCAATTCCTCGGCGAACTTGCGCACGAACGCATGGGCCAGCAGGCTCGCGTCGCCCTTGCGGCTGCGCAGGGGCGGCACTTCCACGACGATTTCCGCCAGGCGGAAATAGAGGTCCTCCCGGAA harbors:
- a CDS encoding hypothetical protein (possible pseudo, frameshifted); translation: MDVRIVCATHQDLKALIARGEFREDLYFRLAEIVVEVPPLRSRKGDASLLAHAFVRKFAEELRRGGLTILPEAIDAIEAYSWPGNVRELENCVKRAVIMADASALRAADFGLARAEESEDMFNLRQVRERAERDAVVRVLGRVNGNLSKAAQLLGVSRPTLYDLMHRFGLR